The genomic segment ATTGAGATATCCTAGTATGAAAACGACCTTTCTGTTGAGTTAACTATTTTAAACATACAACTGTAATTTCATATAACTTCTTTCATGGTGATAGCATCATgatataggaaaatattttaaaaattagaagagtTGAAGTTAagcaaattctttttttcctcatttcagACAATCCACTGAACAATGAAAATTCTAGAACCCACTCTTCTGTGATTGCAACAAGCAAGCTATCAGTAAAACCTTCCATCTTTCACAAAGATGCTGCTACATTAGAGCCCCCATCTTCTGCTAAGATTACCTTTCAGTGTAAACACACAAGTGCCCTTTCTTCCCATGTTTTGAACAAGGAAGATTTAATTGAAGACCTTTCACAGCCAAgcaaactagagaaaagtctagATCATTCAGTCACTTCTTTTACAAATGAAAGCACTTACTCTATGAAATATCCTGGATCTTTAAGCAGTTCTGTCCATCCAGAAAACTCTCATAAAGAGAGTGGTAAGAAAGATGTCCTCCCAGTATCTTCCTGTGAAAGTAGTACTTTTGATTATGAAGACAATATTCCACCTGTTACAAGACAAATACCAAGTAGAAAGTATACAAACATTAGGAAAATTGATAAGGATGCCCCTTTTATACATATGAGCCGTCACACTAATGAAAGTACATTGGGCAAAAATTCTTTGAACTTTTCTGACTTAAATCATTCAAAGAGTAAATTAtcctctgaaggaaatgaaaaaggaaacagcaCAGCTCTGAATAGTTTATTCCCTTCATCATTAAATGAAAATTGTGAATTGCTGTCTTGCTCAGGGGAAAATAGAACTATGATGCATTCTCTTGATAGCATTGCTGATGAAAGTGgactaaataaacttaaaattagatatgaagaatttcaagaacataaaacagaaaaaccaaGCCTCAGCCAGCAAGCAGCACATTATATGTTTTTTCCCAGTGTTGTTCTCTCTAATTGTCTCAGTAGGCCCCAAAAGCTCTCTCCTGTCACATATAAACTACAACCTGGCAATAAACAGTCCcggttaaaaatgaataaaaagaagcTTTCGGGTCATCAAGAGACTTCTACCAAAACTGCTGAGACTGGATCCTCAAAAGAtaattatatacaaaataatcCTTGTAATAGTAATAATTCTGAGAAAGATAATGTATTGGCTAGCGATTTAATTAAGGTCACCCGTggaacttttgaaaataaaacatctaCAGACAGTTTTGTAGACTGTCACTTTGGAGAAGGAACCTTAGAAACTGAGCAGTCCTTTGGATTGTATGGAAATAAATATACCCTTAGAGCCAAACGCAAGGTAAATTATGAGAATGAAGATAATGAGTCAAGTTTTGTAACACACAGCTCAAAAATTAGCCTACCTCATCCCATGGAAATTGGTGAAAGTTTAGATGGAACTCTCAAATCTCGAAAACGCAGAAAAATGTCTAAAAAGTTGCCCCCTGTCATCATAAAGTACATTATTATTAATAGGTTTAGAGGGAGGAAAAATATGCTTGTGAAACTAGGAAAAATAGACTCTAAAGAAAAACAAGTAATATTaacagaggaaaaaatggaaCTGTATAAAAAACTTGCACCTTTGAAAGATTTTTGGCCAAAAGTTCCTGACTCCCCTGCAACCAAATATCCCATTTATCCATTAACACCAAAGAAAAGTCacagaagaaaatcaaaacataagTCTGCTAAGAAAAAAACTGGTAGACAACAAAGGACAAGTAGTGAAAATATTAGAAGAACTTTGTCTTTCAGGAAAAAACGGTCACATGctattctttctcctccttcaccaTCTTATAATGCTGAAACCGAAGACTGTGACTCAAATTATAGTGATGTTATGTCTAAACTAGGTTTTCTTTCTGAGAGAAGCACAAGTCCCATAAACTCTTCTCCACCTCGCTGCTGGTCTCCCACAGATCCAAGAGCTGAAGAAATTATGGCTGCTGCCGATAAAGAAGCAATGCTTTTTAAGGGTCCTAATGTATATAATAGTAAGACTGTTAATTCCCGTATAGGAAAAAATAGTCGAGCAAGAATGCAGGTTAAGAAATCAAAAACAAAGCTTGTTAATCCCTCTACAGTTTCTAAGAAAAGGAACAAACGAAATCAGACAAATAAACTAGTAGATGAtggaaaaaagaaaccaagagcaaaacagaaacaaaaaacaaatgagaaaagtaCACCAAGAAAGCATACAACactaaaggaagaaaaactaaaatctcAAGCTGGTACTGAAGTGAAATTTGTGCTGAAACATCAGAATGGGCCTGAGACCGCAGATAATTCTGGAGGCTCTCAACTACTTTTTAAACAGAAAGATGTGTCATTAATGGGCTCTGCTATAGATCATCCTCTTTCTGCTCCTATCCCCACTGGAATTCATGCACAACAGAATTTATCTggctgcttttcttctttcctagaAAGCAAGAAACCTGTAGATTTGCAGGCCTTCCCCAGTTCACGAGATGATGTGAATTCTTCTGTTGTTTGTAGTTCTTTAGGACCTGGAATCTCAAAAATTAATGTTCAGCGATCTCATTGTCAAAATACTATGTTTACTCTAAAAGAATCAAGCTTgattcaaaaaaatatatttgacctTTCAAACCATTTGTCTCAGGTAGCACAGAGTACACAGATGTCTTCTGGTATAATGTCTCCAAAGATAGAAGAGAATGCAAATATACAAAAAAGCTATTTGTCATCTCTTGGAAAGTTAAATGAATATCGTAATTCCCTAGAATCAAAGCCAGACCAGACGTATGCCCCTAATTTTTTGCATTGCAAAGATAGTCAGCAGCAGATTGTGTGCATGGCAGAACGTTCAAAGCACAGTGAAACTTGTTCTCCAGGAAATGCAGCTTCAGAAGAAAGTCAGATGCctaataattgctttataactTCTTTGAGAAGCCCAATCAAACAAATAGCTTGGGAGCAAAAACAAAGGGGTTTTATTTTAGACATGTCAAACTTTAAACCTGAAAGGGTAAAGCAAAAGCCATTGTCAGAAGCAGTTTCACAAACCAAAGCACTTTCTCAATGTAGGAATCGAAATATGTCAACACCTTCAGCATTTGGTGAAGGACAGTCTGGACTGGCAGTTCTAAAAGAATTGTTGCAAAAAAGACAACAGAAAGCACAAAATGGAAATAGTATACAAGACCCATTATCTAATAAACAGCAGCCAAACAAAAATATCTCTGTTTCCCTTGAGCATAACAAATCAGTTAAACGAACACGATCAGTAACATCTCCAAGAAAACCTCGAACTCCCAGAAGTACAAAACCTAAAGAAAAAATTCCCAAACTTCTTAAAGTAGACTCTCTAAATTTACAAAACTCTGGCCAATTGGATAATTCCCTATCAGATGATAGTCCCATCTTCTTTTCAGATCCAGGTTTTGAAAGTTGTTATTCACTTGAAGATAGCTTGTCCCCTGAACATAATTACAATTTTGATATTAATACAATAGGTCAAACTGGATTTTGTAGTTTTTATTCTGGAAGTCAGTTTGTCCCAGCTGATCAGAATTTGCCTCAGAAGTTCCTAAGTGATGCAGTTCAGGATCTTTTCCCAGGACAAACTGTAGAAAAAACTGAGTTTTTAAGTCATGATAACCAGAAATGTGATGAAGACAAACATCATGCCTCAGACTCAACCGCATGGATTCGATCTGGTACTCTAAGTCCTGAACTATTTGAGAAATCACCCATAGATAGCAATGAGAATCATCGCAACAATCAGTGGAAAAATACCTTTCATCCTCTAACATCTCGGTCTAATTCAATTATGGAGACTTTCTGTATTCAGCAGTCAGAGAACTGTCTAAATGAAAAATCCAGATTAAATAGGAGTTCAATAAGCAAAGAAGTGTTTCTTAGCCTCTCACAGCCGGGCAGTTCAGACTGGATTCAAAGTCATACCAGAAAAGAAATGGGGCAGTCTCTTGATGCAGTCAATACTTCTTTTACTACAATACTATCCTCCCCTGATGGTGAACTTGTAGATGCAGCCTCTGAAGATTTAGAATTGTATGTTTCAAGAAACACTGATGTGTTGACACCAACTCCGGATAGTTCGCCAAGGTCTACCAGCTCTCCCTCGCAATCTAAAAACGGCAGTTTCACTCCTCGAACTGCTCACATTCTGAAACCACTTATGTCCCCACCAAGTAGGGAAGAAATTATGGCAACTTTGTTGGATCATGACCTTTCAGAAACCATTTACCAAGAACCGTTTTGCAGTAATCCTTCTGATGTACCAGAAAAGCCCAGGTAATCAGAATTCTTTTTCCCCTTGGGTCACTCTGAATAATTACAATGTATGTAACAAAATTTGGTAACTGAGTACTACTTTCTCTCTGATACTGTATTTGTAAGTATATCATTATGAAAACAATTTTGTAATTATGGACATATTAAAAGAATTCACAAACTGGGTGGATAGTTGTACCCagagaaatttatttaaattgatcaGTGTTGGTCTTGGATCTGTTATTTTGCAATGCATCAACATTAAAGGATTAGAGACTGTCTATGACATGATGCCAAGAAGGATGTCATAATACTTTTAtagtattatcattttaaagatgGTATTTAAGTGGTAAGCTTTCATAATTttaagaacttttttaaaaaagtttgaaaataagcATACATATGTTTTAAATACTCTTAAGATATTTCTCTAAATGAAGATTATTTTAAGTTGTTTCTATTACATACACTCTCTTTTCATATTGCCAGCATCTTCATTCatattgttactgttgttgtaCATTTATTAGGAGTACAAGATGGACTTTGATTCCCCTCATCTGTTCTTTTAAGAATCTTTTCAGAAAAGTGATAAACAGAGAGACAGATCCATGCACACACAAAGCCAGTAGCAAAAGGTGAAGGTTTATAAATAGACCACAGCCCTGGCCTATTTATAAATCAGTAGTTAAGTAGGTATCCTATCCTGCCTGCATCACCAAGATAGAACATACCTGATAAGCGCTAAACTGGAGGACAAGGCTTAATCCAAGAAGTTTAAGGGATGGCTTTGGGCCCTGCCCCTGTGTCTTTGATCCTGTTTACCTAATCAGTTGCAGAGAGAGGCAGTTCATTTCAGCCATCCAGTCAGAAGCAGAGCAGAATTGCCAGGACTGCTGAGGCAGACCCTGCTTAATCTAAATGATGGAAGGAGATAGGATGTGCCAGCAAAGGCAACAGGCCACACTGCATGTATGCACTGACCTTGAGCAGCACTGTGTTCCTTACCCTACTGAAACAGACAGTGAATGCCAGGCTTTTTACCCAGCAGATTAGCAGTAATTTCTGCAAGAGTCCATTTAAGAAAGGGGTGAGAAAAAGTGATCAGAAATACAGAGTAGAAGTTCCCTCCTCTAAGGATTTGAAGTGAAAGGTAGAAAATCCCTCACCCTGCCTCACCCCcgcactgcctggcacatagtttTGCTGTTCTTTTGTGCCTGGTACCCACATTTGGTTTTTTAACATGAATGGAACTCTTTATTTCACTGTCAGAATATATGAACGTATGTTCCTTAGCCATTAGTTTCCATTATTTTGGGGACTTTGACTTTACCAGTAGTGATTATggtttattttttcatctgtattttcttccttAGCCTTGCACATCTTCTTAATTCTTAGTTAACTTAGCATGTCCTAGTCATTTACTCTGTGTTACTATTAATTGTTGTCCAACTTTGGCGCTTATTCTGCAGTTGAAATAAAAGGATATGATAGtcattatatttgaaatttgtaCCCTATACAAAGTTTTCTAATTAAAAACTATGTATTCACTGTAGAAaatttaggaaaagaagaaataaaaatgacaccATTTCTCTACCTAGTAACAaccattattactattttaatgttttcatttttcagtatagtttttattttgttttattgatgtgTTCTTACTATAATCACAATATTATGTTGAAACTGATTCACTCACCACTATAATgtaaacattttccaaatttatgAGTGTCTTGAAACATCATTTTAAATGACTGCATAATATTCTATCACATGCATATTACTAGACAGAAACGTTGTTCTCTGTTTGGCTACTATAGAGAATTATGTGATACCGTCTTCATAAAGCATTTCTTGTATTTTGGAGTCTTTACTTAAAACTCTCAAAATAGGATGACTGAAAAATTTAAGGCTCTTGATATATATTATAGCATGAGTTGTAGCAGTTAGCATGCTGCTGACAATATCCAAGAAAGCTGAACTTACCACACCTCAGCAATTTTTGCTTATCTTTTACTTCATTATGATCTCTGTATTATTAATATTAGAGTTGGGTATAGTCACATATGTGTACTCATTTCCTTCGATAACAATAATTCTCCTAATTTTTCATAAAGCTGCAACGTAGGTACAGGGAAGGTGCTAATCCTGATTATGGAGTTAACTAGTAAGAGCTAGAATCTTTCCATATATAGGGGGAAAGGAAATGTGGTAACTCTGGTGCTGTTCCTGCAGCTCCAGTCAAAAATAAGAATTCAGTTCATTGAGTTTTATCTAAAAGTGACCAGGTCATTGGGGAAATCATGCCCTACAAGAAGTAATTGCAGAAACTAAGAATGATCTTCATACTCATGAAAGAGATACcatgaagaagaaaaagtaatattATGTTGCTGCAGAAGGCATAAATACATGACCTATGGATAGGTTAGAGAACGAAATTTAGCTTAATACTTACAGTAACTATTAGAAACGAGGCCAGGTTTCCTTTTAAGTAGTGATTCTTCACATACATTAGTAGCACTTAACCTTTGTGCACCTTGCCAACTGCTAAGTTCTTACGTTAGTATTAACCTTTTTCATGTAAAGGGGAGAAAGAATTACGGTAGTTTACATCAATTGTGTGTGACTTTTGTAATGTTTGAGGGAATTTGGCAGGGTATAAAGACTTGTTTGAACTGACAGGCTTTGCTAGACTGCTGCATAGAGAGTAGAGAATGTATAAAGAGGTTATAGATAAAATCTGGGGTATAGTCTCTGATGATAAATTCTTCCAGCATTTTAATTCTTATATGGTGACAGTGGAAAGTTATTTAAGATGAATAGAGGAAAGGAATCGGATGTGTCTGTACCATCTCCTAAAAAGAAGGCTTCATTGGACACTTTCTTTCCCTGGTATTGATGATACCTTCCAAAGGAAGTTAATTTAGTAGTCATATACCTGTTAGAAAAAGCATATTGAGACTAAAGATAGAATGTACCtgcataaaatatatgtttgtgGAGGTTGGGGCATAGGATgtggaaatggaagaaagaaataagcatttttaaaactccaaaaagaacttttaaaaatctctaagtTAAGGAGCTaaatattttggtaatttttctttGAGACAAAACAGTTCTAAAATATGTTGTTTATAGGGAGATCGGCGGACGGCTTCTCATGGTAGAAACTCGACTTCCAAATGATCTGGCTGAGTTTGAGGGAgacttttctttggaaggacttcgTCTATGGAAAACAGCCTTCTCAGCAATGACTCAAAATCCAAGACCTGGGTCACCCCCTCGCAATGGCCAAGCAGTTGTCAATAAAGGATCAAGTAATAACCGTAAAATGGCTGAAGATAAAAAAATTGTGATCATGCCTTGCAAATGTGCCCCAAGTCGACAACTGGTTCAGGCATGGCTTCAAGCCAAAGAAGAATATGAACGTTCCAAGAAACTGTCTAAAACGGAGCCAACTAGAGTTGTAAAATCTGCTGAAGACTTCAGCTCTTCAGTTAATCCAGATGACAGACCTGTAGCGCCTCCAAAAATGGATACAACTCCACATACACTCCCCACTACAGCACATACCAAGGAAGATGTTGACAATTCTCAGATTGCTTTACAAGCGCCAACCACAGAATGCCATCAGACTGCAAGTGAAAGTCAGACGCTGCCACTAGTTGCTTCTGCaggtgatgctgagaaagatcagGATGATGACGATGACTATTACATTAGTTATAGCTCTCCTGATTCTCCAGCAATTCCCCCTTGGCAACAGGCAGCATCCCCAGACTCCAAAACATTAAATGGAGATGAGAGACCCTCATCACCAGTAGGGGACCTGCATTCTCTGACTATTGAGAACTTACTAAAGCCTGTAAAAGATGGTGTACAGAAGAGCCCCTGCACTGAGTCCCAGGAGCCTCTAGTGATATCCCCAGTTAATGTTAGGACAAGAACTGAGATATGTGAATCACTTTGCCTTCATAGTACACCAATCATACAGAGAAAACTAGAAAGGCTTCCTGAGGCAACTGGCCTTAGCCCTTTGTCAACAGGTaagtttacaaataacaaaatCACCATGGAGCTCTTCAAATACCAGAAATGAAAGCAGCATTGACTATGTAATGAAAATC from the Bos taurus isolate L1 Dominette 01449 registration number 42190680 breed Hereford chromosome 9, ARS-UCD2.0, whole genome shotgun sequence genome contains:
- the REV3L gene encoding DNA polymerase zeta catalytic subunit, coding for MFSVRIVTADYYMASPLQGLDICQSPLTQAPVKKVPVVRIFGATPAGQKTCLHLHGIFPYLYVPYDGYGQQPESYLSQMAFSIDRALNVALGNPSSTAQHVFKVSVVSGMPFYGYHEKERHFMKIYLYNPAMVKRICELLQSGAIMNKFYQPHEAHIPYLLQLFIDYNLYGMNLINLAAVKFRKARRKSDPLHLTGSCKDRLPGKNSLTGTLFRWEEGEIPSSLILEGVEPQSTCELEVDAVAADILNRLDIEAQIGGNPGLQAIWEDEKQRRRNRNETSQISQPESQDRRFVPATESEKKFQKRLQEILKENNFSVTLSGSVDYSDGSQEFSAELTLHSEVLSHEILPCTPANMVEVHKDSELSKGHTRPKVEEALINEEAILNLMENSQTFQPLTQRLSESRVFLDSSPDEALVHLLAGLENDGYHRGRNRMPSPCRSFGNSKNPQNSDDEENEPQIEKEEMELSLVMSQRWDSNIEEHCAKKRSLCRNTHRSSTEEDDSSSEEEMEWSNNSLLLANLSIPQLDGTADENSDNPLNNENSRTHSSVIATSKLSVKPSIFHKDAATLEPPSSAKITFQCKHTSALSSHVLNKEDLIEDLSQPSKLEKSLDHSVTSFTNESTYSMKYPGSLSSSVHPENSHKESGKKDVLPVSSCESSTFDYEDNIPPVTRQIPSRKYTNIRKIDKDAPFIHMSRHTNESTLGKNSLNFSDLNHSKSKLSSEGNEKGNSTALNSLFPSSLNENCELLSCSGENRTMMHSLDSIADESGLNKLKIRYEEFQEHKTEKPSLSQQAAHYMFFPSVVLSNCLSRPQKLSPVTYKLQPGNKQSRLKMNKKKLSGHQETSTKTAETGSSKDNYIQNNPCNSNNSEKDNVLASDLIKVTRGTFENKTSTDSFVDCHFGEGTLETEQSFGLYGNKYTLRAKRKVNYENEDNESSFVTHSSKISLPHPMEIGESLDGTLKSRKRRKMSKKLPPVIIKYIIINRFRGRKNMLVKLGKIDSKEKQVILTEEKMELYKKLAPLKDFWPKVPDSPATKYPIYPLTPKKSHRRKSKHKSAKKKTGRQQRTSSENIRRTLSFRKKRSHAILSPPSPSYNAETEDCDSNYSDVMSKLGFLSERSTSPINSSPPRCWSPTDPRAEEIMAAADKEAMLFKGPNVYNSKTVNSRIGKNSRARMQVKKSKTKLVNPSTVSKKRNKRNQTNKLVDDGKKKPRAKQKQKTNEKSTPRKHTTLKEEKLKSQAGTEVKFVLKHQNGPETADNSGGSQLLFKQKDVSLMGSAIDHPLSAPIPTGIHAQQNLSGCFSSFLESKKPVDLQAFPSSRDDVNSSVVCSSLGPGISKINVQRSHCQNTMFTLKESSLIQKNIFDLSNHLSQVAQSTQMSSGIMSPKIEENANIQKSYLSSLGKLNEYRNSLESKPDQTYAPNFLHCKDSQQQIVCMAERSKHSETCSPGNAASEESQMPNNCFITSLRSPIKQIAWEQKQRGFILDMSNFKPERVKQKPLSEAVSQTKALSQCRNRNMSTPSAFGEGQSGLAVLKELLQKRQQKAQNGNSIQDPLSNKQQPNKNISVSLEHNKSVKRTRSVTSPRKPRTPRSTKPKEKIPKLLKVDSLNLQNSGQLDNSLSDDSPIFFSDPGFESCYSLEDSLSPEHNYNFDINTIGQTGFCSFYSGSQFVPADQNLPQKFLSDAVQDLFPGQTVEKTEFLSHDNQKCDEDKHHASDSTAWIRSGTLSPELFEKSPIDSNENHRNNQWKNTFHPLTSRSNSIMETFCIQQSENCLNEKSRLNRSSISKEVFLSLSQPGSSDWIQSHTRKEMGQSLDAVNTSFTTILSSPDGELVDAASEDLELYVSRNTDVLTPTPDSSPRSTSSPSQSKNGSFTPRTAHILKPLMSPPSREEIMATLLDHDLSETIYQEPFCSNPSDVPEKPREIGGRLLMVETRLPNDLAEFEGDFSLEGLRLWKTAFSAMTQNPRPGSPPRNGQAVVNKGSSNNRKMAEDKKIVIMPCKCAPSRQLVQAWLQAKEEYERSKKLSKTEPTRVVKSAEDFSSSVNPDDRPVAPPKMDTTPHTLPTTAHTKEDVDNSQIALQAPTTECHQTASESQTLPLVASAGDAEKDQDDDDDYYISYSSPDSPAIPPWQQAASPDSKTLNGDERPSSPVGDLHSLTIENLLKPVKDGVQKSPCTESQEPLVISPVNVRTRTEICESLCLHSTPIIQRKLERLPEATGLSPLSTEPKIQKLSHKKGSNTDALRRVLLTQAKNQFAAVNTPKKETSQIDGPSLNNTYGFKVSIQNLEEAKALHEIQNLTLISVELHARTRRDLEPDPEFDPICALFYCISSDTPLPDTDKTELTGVIVIDKDKTVSSQDIRYQTPLLIRSGITGLQVTYAADEKTLFQEIANIIKRYDPDILIGYEIQMHSWGYLLQRAAALSVDLCQMISRVPDDKTENRFAAERDEYGSDVMSEINIVGRITLNLWRIMRNEVALNNYTFENVSFHVLHQRFPLFTFRVLSDWFDNKTDLYRWKMVDHYISRVRGNLQMLEQLDLIGKTSEMARLFGIQFLHVLTRGSQYRVESMMLRIAKPMNYIPVTPSVQQRSQMRAPQCVPLIMEPESRFYSNSVLVLDFQSLYPSIVIAYNYCFSTCLGHVENLGKYDEFKFGCTSLRVPPDLLYQIRHDITVSPNGIAFVKPSVRKGVLPRMLEEILKTRLMVKRSMKAYKQDRVLSRMLDARQLGLKLIANVTFGYTAANFSGRMPCIEVGDSIVHKARETLERAIKLVNDTKKWGARVVYGDTDSLFVLLKGATKEQSFKIGQEIAEAVTATNPKPVKLKFEKVYLPCVLQTKKRYVGYMYETLDQKDPVFDAKGIETVRRDSCPAVSKILERSLKLLFETRDISLIKQYVQRQCMKLLEGKASIQDFIFAKEYRGSASYKPGACVPALELTRKMLTYDRRSEPRVGERVPYVIIYGAPGVPLIQLVRRPVEVLQDPTLRLNATYYITKQILPPLARIFSLIGIDVFSWYHELPRIQKATSSSRSELEGRKGTIAQYFTTLHCPVCDDLTQHGICSKCRSQPQHVAVILNQEIRELERQQERLVKICKNCTGCFDRHIPCVSLNCPVLYKLSRVNRELSKAPYLRQLLDQF